A window of the Synechococcus sp. M16.1 genome harbors these coding sequences:
- a CDS encoding STAS domain-containing protein, producing the protein MMPGGLDPISELQRLTVSLRGGFEQKDGCLVFHFTGQLDAYSEKQFMEYVGDVLKANKLPSVLDLSKIDFLDSSGLGALVQLAKQCTDAKRSFLLVGNTRVTQTIKLVRLEEFLHLVEDLPTALNQLAA; encoded by the coding sequence ATGATGCCTGGGGGGCTTGATCCCATCAGCGAACTGCAGCGACTGACCGTCTCTCTCCGGGGCGGATTCGAACAAAAAGACGGCTGTCTGGTGTTTCATTTCACCGGTCAGCTGGATGCGTACTCCGAGAAGCAGTTCATGGAGTACGTGGGTGATGTTTTGAAGGCCAACAAGCTTCCTTCTGTTCTCGATCTCAGCAAGATCGATTTCCTCGATTCATCCGGCCTTGGGGCGCTGGTTCAGCTGGCCAAGCAATGCACGGATGCCAAACGATCTTTTCTTTTGGTGGGCAACACCAGGGTGACGCAGACGATCAAGTTGGTGCGTCTTGAGGAGTTCCTTCATCTGGTGGAGGATCTGCCCACAGCCCTCAACCAGTTGGCCGCTTGA
- a CDS encoding ABC transporter ATP-binding protein, with product MAALRLDLIGRYLRPHRRTVLLGAIALVVVNVLRVTIPMEVRSVVDELQGGFSYAGVLRQAGWVVLLASTMGVIRLASRQLIFGVGRQVEVDLRQRLFEHMLRQEPDWIQSKGSGEVISRATSDVENIRRLLGFAILSLTNTLLAYALTLPAMLAIDPWLTLAAVGLYPVMLSTVRLFGGRMMRQKRAQQEELSALSNLIQEDLSGIGAIKIYGQEGAEQQAFATRNRRYRDSAIQLARTQSTLFPLLQGISSLSVLLLLAIGSGQLEAGRLSIGGLVALILYVEQLVFPTALLGFTLNTFQTGQVSLERVEELLKREPKIKDPDPSDAQPQPTAERRGRFEARDLTVQYQGAEQNTLNGLSFCIEPGELVAVVGAVGCGKTTLARAFGRMVPLEPGQLFLDGVDVTQMPLKRLRRDVAIVPQEGFLFTSTLADNLRYGDPEASDQRVELAAEQARLADDVKGFPDGFGTIVGERGITLSGGQRQRTALGRALLMSAPVLVLDDALASVDNNTAAAILDSIRAQEDRTIVMISHQLSAAAACDRILVMENGRIVQQGHHNALIQQPGVYKRLWERQQASQQLDALAS from the coding sequence ATGGCCGCCCTTCGTCTCGATCTGATCGGCCGCTATCTGCGTCCCCACCGCCGCACGGTGCTGCTGGGAGCCATCGCCCTGGTGGTGGTCAACGTTCTGCGGGTCACGATCCCGATGGAAGTGCGCAGCGTTGTGGACGAGCTGCAAGGGGGATTCAGTTACGCCGGAGTCCTGCGCCAGGCGGGATGGGTTGTGCTGCTCGCCAGCACCATGGGGGTGATCCGGCTGGCCTCGCGACAACTCATCTTCGGCGTGGGTCGGCAGGTGGAGGTGGATCTGCGTCAGCGCCTGTTCGAGCACATGCTCCGCCAGGAACCCGATTGGATTCAGAGCAAGGGCAGCGGTGAAGTGATCAGTCGCGCCACCAGCGATGTGGAAAACATCCGGCGCCTGCTCGGATTCGCGATTCTCAGCCTGACCAACACGCTGCTGGCCTATGCGCTGACGCTGCCCGCGATGTTGGCCATCGATCCGTGGCTGACCCTGGCCGCCGTCGGGCTCTACCCCGTGATGCTCAGCACAGTGCGCCTGTTCGGTGGGCGCATGATGCGTCAGAAGCGCGCGCAGCAGGAAGAACTCTCCGCCCTCAGCAACCTGATTCAGGAGGATCTTTCGGGAATCGGGGCCATCAAGATCTACGGCCAGGAGGGAGCAGAACAGCAGGCCTTTGCCACGCGCAACCGCCGCTACCGCGACAGTGCCATTCAGCTGGCGAGAACACAAAGCACTCTGTTCCCGCTGCTTCAGGGCATTTCCTCCCTCTCGGTTCTTTTGCTGCTGGCCATCGGCAGCGGTCAGCTCGAAGCCGGTCGTCTGAGCATTGGAGGACTGGTGGCCCTGATCCTTTATGTGGAGCAGCTCGTCTTCCCAACGGCACTGCTGGGATTCACGCTCAACACCTTCCAGACCGGCCAGGTGAGCCTCGAGCGGGTGGAGGAGTTACTGAAACGGGAACCAAAGATCAAAGACCCGGATCCCTCTGATGCTCAGCCCCAGCCAACGGCAGAACGCAGGGGGCGTTTTGAAGCCCGTGACCTGACGGTTCAGTACCAGGGCGCAGAGCAGAACACCCTCAATGGCCTGAGCTTCTGCATCGAGCCTGGGGAGTTGGTGGCTGTTGTCGGGGCCGTGGGCTGCGGCAAGACCACCCTGGCTCGGGCTTTCGGTCGGATGGTTCCACTGGAACCGGGACAGCTGTTCCTGGATGGTGTGGATGTCACCCAGATGCCCCTGAAGAGGTTGCGCCGTGACGTGGCGATCGTTCCCCAGGAGGGCTTTCTGTTCACCAGCACCCTGGCGGACAACCTGCGCTATGGCGACCCTGAAGCCAGTGATCAGCGGGTTGAACTGGCGGCAGAGCAAGCCCGCCTGGCTGATGACGTGAAGGGCTTTCCCGATGGTTTCGGAACCATCGTTGGTGAACGCGGCATCACCTTGAGTGGTGGTCAGCGTCAACGCACAGCTCTGGGCCGGGCTCTGCTGATGTCGGCGCCGGTGTTGGTCCTCGACGACGCCTTGGCCAGCGTTGACAACAACACGGCTGCGGCGATTCTGGATTCGATCCGAGCTCAGGAAGACCGGACGATCGTGATGATCAGCCATCAACTTTCAGCCGCAGCGGCCTGTGATCGCATCCTGGTGATGGAGAACGGACGTATCGTTCAACAGGGACACCACAACGCCTTGATTCAGCAGCCGGGTGTATACAAACGGCTTTGGGAGCGTCAGCAGGCCTCGCAACAACTGGATGCGTTGGCTTCCTAA
- the msrA gene encoding peptide-methionine (S)-S-oxide reductase MsrA, translating to MLPSWLSPRGGAESSAPATHAVLGTPLKAPLMADQEEAIFACGCFWGAEKGFWRLPGVVSTAVGYAGGQTEQPTYNQVCSGRTGHTEVVRVVWSRPALDFSDLLKLFWECHDPTQGNRQGNDTGSQYRSAIYTFNPEHLQLALASRDAYQVALSAKGYGAITTEILADQTFYFAEDYHQQYLAKPGSRPYCSAMPTQTLLSDFEGSNYKLPKQVWDKYDWSISHCVLRSDNSPIALG from the coding sequence ATGCTTCCTTCCTGGCTGTCTCCCCGCGGCGGCGCCGAATCCTCGGCCCCGGCAACGCACGCCGTGTTGGGAACGCCGCTGAAGGCACCCCTGATGGCCGACCAAGAGGAAGCAATCTTTGCCTGTGGGTGCTTCTGGGGTGCTGAAAAAGGGTTCTGGCGACTGCCTGGGGTGGTGAGCACTGCTGTGGGGTATGCGGGCGGCCAGACCGAGCAACCCACCTACAACCAGGTCTGCTCCGGCAGAACGGGACACACGGAAGTAGTGCGAGTTGTGTGGAGCCGACCCGCCCTCGACTTCAGCGACCTGCTGAAGCTGTTCTGGGAGTGCCACGACCCCACCCAGGGCAACAGGCAAGGCAACGACACCGGCAGCCAATACCGATCAGCCATCTACACGTTCAATCCGGAGCATCTGCAACTGGCCCTGGCCAGCCGGGACGCCTATCAAGTCGCCCTCTCGGCCAAGGGCTACGGGGCCATCACCACCGAAATCCTGGCGGACCAGACCTTCTATTTCGCCGAGGACTACCACCAGCAATACCTGGCCAAACCCGGCAGCCGCCCCTACTGCTCCGCCATGCCAACCCAGACCCTGCTTAGTGACTTCGAGGGATCGAACTACAAACTCCCGAAGCAGGTCTGGGACAAGTACGACTGGTCGATCAGTCACTGCGTGCTTCGATCCGACAACAGCCCGATCGCCCTGGGCTGA
- a CDS encoding Mini-ribonuclease 3: MSDWIRSQSPRDINEQLGPLQLAWIGDAVWELHQRLRHGSRPGRSDDLHRAVVADVRADAQSRLLSWLEERELLCSEELDLVRRGRNSAGRGPRRADAAVYGRATGFETMVGWLFLNNPARLAELFDHLEQAGSHP; this comes from the coding sequence TTGAGCGATTGGATTAGAAGCCAGTCTCCCCGGGATATCAACGAACAGCTGGGTCCATTGCAGCTGGCTTGGATTGGTGATGCTGTGTGGGAGCTGCATCAACGGCTCCGCCATGGGTCGAGGCCAGGACGTTCTGACGACCTGCATCGCGCTGTCGTGGCTGATGTTCGTGCTGACGCCCAGTCCCGTTTGTTGAGCTGGCTGGAAGAACGCGAGCTCCTCTGCTCAGAAGAACTCGATCTGGTGCGGCGGGGTCGCAACAGTGCCGGGCGGGGGCCACGGCGCGCAGACGCTGCGGTTTATGGAAGGGCCACAGGGTTTGAGACAATGGTGGGCTGGCTGTTTCTGAACAATCCAGCCCGGCTTGCGGAGCTCTTCGATCACTTGGAGCAAGCCGGATCCCACCCATAA
- the trpD gene encoding anthranilate phosphoribosyltransferase, which produces MSSDPRSWSGCLDHLLQGNNLSSDEATALMRAWLAEELEPVQTGAFLAGLRAKGMVADELAAMAAVLREACPLPCPRPDLAMVDTCGTGGDGADTFNISTAVAFAAAACGVNVAKHGNRSASGKVGSADVLEGLGLNLKAPLNKVVDALPGTGVTFLFAPAWHPALVNLAPLRRSLGVRTVFNLLGPLVNPLQPQAQVLGVARPELLDPMAGALQHLGLSRAVVVHGAGGLDEASLAGPNALRLIESGGITTKEVSPEDLGLTRAGLDQLRGGDCAVNQQILQNVLQGQGSLAQTEVVAFNTALVLWAAGLQSDLPAAVAQALAVLNEGKAWYKLVALRDALSDGDGE; this is translated from the coding sequence ATGTCTTCAGACCCGCGTTCCTGGTCCGGTTGCTTGGACCATCTGCTGCAGGGCAACAACCTCAGCTCCGATGAGGCCACTGCTCTCATGCGTGCCTGGCTGGCCGAAGAGCTCGAGCCCGTGCAGACCGGGGCGTTCCTGGCTGGACTGCGGGCCAAGGGGATGGTGGCCGATGAGCTGGCGGCCATGGCGGCTGTCCTGCGCGAGGCCTGCCCCCTTCCCTGCCCCCGGCCCGATCTGGCCATGGTCGACACCTGCGGCACCGGTGGTGATGGTGCCGACACCTTCAACATCTCCACGGCGGTCGCCTTTGCCGCCGCCGCCTGCGGGGTCAATGTGGCCAAGCACGGCAATCGCAGCGCCAGCGGCAAAGTGGGTTCAGCCGACGTGCTCGAGGGGCTCGGCCTCAACCTCAAGGCACCGTTGAACAAGGTGGTCGACGCTTTGCCGGGAACCGGTGTCACCTTCCTGTTCGCTCCCGCCTGGCATCCAGCTCTTGTGAATCTGGCGCCGCTGCGTCGCAGCCTGGGGGTCCGCACGGTGTTCAACCTGTTGGGTCCTCTGGTCAATCCGCTGCAGCCCCAGGCCCAGGTTCTTGGCGTGGCGCGTCCGGAACTTCTCGACCCCATGGCGGGCGCTCTGCAGCACTTGGGCTTGAGCCGTGCCGTGGTGGTTCATGGCGCTGGAGGCCTCGATGAGGCGTCCTTGGCGGGGCCCAATGCCTTACGTCTGATCGAATCCGGGGGCATCACCACAAAGGAGGTTTCCCCTGAAGATCTGGGCCTCACTCGTGCTGGTCTCGATCAGCTGCGCGGTGGTGACTGCGCGGTGAACCAGCAGATCCTTCAGAACGTTCTGCAGGGGCAGGGATCCCTGGCGCAGACGGAGGTTGTGGCCTTCAACACAGCACTGGTGCTCTGGGCTGCTGGGCTTCAAAGCGATCTGCCGGCTGCTGTTGCTCAGGCTCTGGCTGTTCTCAATGAGGGCAAGGCCTGGTACAAGCTTGTGGCTCTGCGGGATGCCCTGTCCGACGGAGATGGAGAATGA
- the pstS gene encoding phosphate ABC transporter substrate-binding protein PstS, with product MEQITQTVLAHRSLVVSSLSVLAVGLAACGGSSSVSSLNAAGASFPAKVYQSWFAELAGSGGIKVNYQAVGSGSGRKAFIDGTVDFAASDDPIMEADRAQVSQGVVQIPMVGGTIAFGYNKPDCELQLTQQQAVEVAIGRISDWKELGCEAGTITWVHRSDGSGTTKAFTNSLQTFSPDWTLGSGKSVKWPVGVGAKGNSGVAGVIDNRVGAIGYVNQSYIKGNVKAAALQNKSGEFLTPSVEAGAKALNGIELDQHLAGSNPNPSAAGAYPIATLTWVLAYAEGNGAKAEAVRNVFNYMLEDSTQEGAAALGFVPLRGSILEKSRTAVAGIQP from the coding sequence ATGGAGCAAATCACTCAAACGGTTTTGGCACATCGTTCCCTGGTTGTTTCAAGCCTGAGCGTTCTCGCTGTTGGCCTCGCCGCCTGTGGCGGAAGTTCCAGTGTGTCCAGCCTCAATGCGGCGGGGGCCTCCTTCCCCGCCAAGGTGTATCAGAGCTGGTTCGCCGAGCTTGCCGGCTCCGGCGGAATCAAGGTGAACTACCAGGCGGTGGGTTCCGGTTCCGGCCGCAAAGCCTTCATCGATGGCACCGTGGATTTCGCCGCTTCGGACGACCCGATCATGGAGGCTGATCGCGCGCAGGTGAGCCAAGGGGTGGTTCAGATCCCGATGGTGGGGGGAACGATCGCCTTCGGTTACAACAAACCGGATTGCGAGCTTCAGCTCACCCAGCAACAGGCTGTGGAGGTGGCCATCGGCCGCATCAGCGATTGGAAGGAGCTCGGCTGTGAAGCGGGCACGATCACCTGGGTGCACCGCTCGGACGGTTCCGGCACCACCAAGGCTTTCACCAACTCGCTGCAGACCTTTTCACCGGATTGGACCCTCGGCAGCGGCAAATCGGTGAAGTGGCCGGTGGGCGTGGGTGCCAAGGGCAACTCGGGCGTTGCCGGGGTGATCGACAACCGGGTCGGCGCGATTGGCTACGTGAATCAGTCGTACATCAAGGGGAATGTGAAGGCTGCTGCGCTGCAGAACAAATCCGGGGAATTCCTCACGCCCTCCGTGGAGGCTGGTGCCAAAGCCCTCAACGGCATTGAGCTTGATCAGCATCTTGCGGGAAGCAACCCCAACCCCTCCGCTGCTGGTGCCTACCCAATCGCAACACTCACCTGGGTGTTGGCCTATGCCGAGGGCAATGGCGCCAAGGCTGAAGCTGTGAGGAACGTCTTCAACTACATGCTGGAAGACTCCACCCAGGAGGGTGCTGCGGCCCTGGGCTTTGTGCCTCTACGGGGCAGCATCCTTGAAAAATCCCGCACTGCGGTGGCAGGCATTCAGCCTTGA
- the carA gene encoding glutamine-hydrolyzing carbamoyl-phosphate synthase small subunit, translating into MTCGGPSMPDSPSDKAYLVLADGTVLTGVGFGHRGTTIGEVVFNTGMTGYQEVLTDPSYAGQLVSFTYPELGNTGVNADDQEADRPHARGVIARQLAPVPSNWRCEQSLESWMQTHQLVGISGLDTRALVRHLREVGAMNGVISSDGQTPAQLLELLKHAPSMQGLNLADRVTTREPYQWNQACSVCFDQRLQRRSDAPFRVVAIDFGIKRAILDRLVAHGCDVTVLPADTDLETVRSHRPDGVFLSNGPGDPAAVTRGIALAKLLLEESDLPLFGICLGHQILGLALGGETFKLPYGHRGLNHPCGTTGQVEITSQNHGFALSADSLDSDVIDVTHFNLNDRTVAAIAHRQKPVFGVQYHPEASPGPHDADHHFARFVTLMADRR; encoded by the coding sequence ATGACCTGCGGCGGCCCTTCGATGCCCGATTCCCCATCAGACAAGGCTTATCTCGTCCTTGCCGATGGCACGGTTCTCACCGGTGTCGGCTTCGGCCATCGCGGCACCACCATCGGTGAGGTGGTGTTCAACACCGGCATGACCGGTTACCAGGAGGTGCTGACCGACCCCTCCTATGCCGGGCAGCTGGTGAGCTTCACCTATCCCGAACTCGGCAACACCGGGGTGAATGCTGACGATCAAGAAGCTGATCGCCCCCATGCCCGTGGCGTGATTGCCCGCCAGCTGGCCCCAGTTCCCAGCAACTGGCGCTGTGAACAATCCCTTGAGAGCTGGATGCAGACCCATCAGTTGGTGGGCATCAGCGGTTTGGACACCCGTGCCCTGGTGCGTCACCTGCGTGAGGTGGGGGCCATGAATGGCGTGATCAGCAGTGACGGCCAGACCCCTGCGCAGTTGCTTGAGCTCCTGAAGCATGCCCCGTCGATGCAGGGGTTGAACCTGGCGGACCGCGTCACAACCCGTGAGCCCTACCAGTGGAATCAGGCCTGCAGTGTTTGCTTCGATCAGCGTTTGCAGCGCCGCAGCGACGCGCCCTTCCGCGTTGTCGCCATCGATTTCGGCATCAAGCGCGCCATCCTCGATCGATTGGTCGCCCATGGTTGTGATGTCACGGTTCTGCCGGCAGACACGGATCTGGAGACGGTTCGTTCCCATCGCCCGGACGGAGTCTTCCTGTCCAACGGGCCTGGCGACCCGGCAGCGGTGACCCGTGGGATCGCCCTGGCCAAGTTGTTGCTGGAGGAATCCGATCTACCCCTGTTCGGCATCTGCCTGGGCCATCAGATCCTTGGTCTGGCCCTAGGCGGAGAGACGTTCAAGCTCCCCTATGGCCACCGCGGCTTGAACCATCCCTGTGGCACCACAGGCCAGGTTGAAATCACCAGTCAGAACCACGGCTTTGCCCTCTCCGCTGATTCTCTTGATTCAGACGTCATTGACGTCACCCATTTCAATCTGAACGACCGCACCGTGGCAGCGATCGCCCACCGTCAGAAGCCGGTGTTCGGGGTGCAGTACCACCCGGAAGCGAGTCCGGGCCCCCATGACGCCGACCATCATTTCGCCCGCTTTGTGACGCTGATGGCCGATCGCCGTTGA
- the rlmB gene encoding 23S rRNA (guanosine(2251)-2'-O)-methyltransferase RlmB, translating to MPSNRRFDGGRSPYAKPGRDGGGYRERRAPRDGEWDQSRGGDRPSNRFGERSGDRPGYRFKERSGDRFGDRQGDRTGERFGDRPKDRFGNRSRSFDRDQNASRSGSQDERSGPGRFRDRNDRYADRRRSGDERRQPSQRSRSRFDEARPQRPDAAPEAAAATPPADDLIWGRHATQAALEAGRPIHRIWCTAEMRSASKFLQLLRDAKASGVLVEEVTWARLGQITGGSVHQGIALQTAAAETLDLDSLIEGCSDLGEPPLLVALDGVTDPHNLGAVVRSAEAMGAHGVVIPQRRSAGLTGSAAKVAAGALEHLPVARVVNLNRSLEKLKDAGYRVVGLAAEGDVTLTDVDLSGPMVLVTGSEDQGLSLMTRRHCDQLVRIPLRGITPSLNASVATALCVYEVARRNWMKDIHGQAPSPPIRRPKLAGAESPVVAEQPVSSEQPASPAQLATPEQPEAPVEKAPEQRIDLDLNPSQPDAALPFDQNIQLSP from the coding sequence ATGCCCAGTAACCGTCGTTTCGATGGTGGTCGTTCCCCCTATGCCAAACCTGGGCGTGATGGCGGCGGATATCGCGAACGACGCGCTCCACGGGATGGAGAGTGGGACCAGTCGCGAGGTGGTGACCGGCCCAGTAACCGCTTTGGTGAGCGTTCCGGTGATCGACCCGGTTATCGGTTCAAGGAGCGGTCTGGGGATCGTTTTGGTGATCGACAAGGTGATCGAACTGGAGAACGTTTCGGTGATCGCCCGAAAGACCGGTTCGGCAACCGTTCCCGTTCCTTCGACCGAGATCAGAATGCATCCCGTTCGGGCTCTCAAGACGAACGCTCAGGGCCTGGACGTTTTCGCGATCGCAACGATCGGTACGCCGACCGCCGTCGCTCCGGGGATGAGCGGCGCCAACCGTCCCAGCGCTCCAGATCTCGTTTCGATGAGGCTCGTCCTCAGCGGCCGGATGCAGCCCCGGAGGCTGCAGCGGCCACCCCGCCAGCGGACGATCTGATCTGGGGGCGTCATGCCACCCAGGCCGCGTTGGAGGCCGGACGCCCCATCCATCGCATCTGGTGCACTGCTGAGATGCGCAGTGCCTCCAAATTCCTCCAGCTTCTGCGCGATGCCAAGGCCTCGGGCGTTCTCGTGGAAGAGGTGACCTGGGCCCGGCTGGGACAGATCACAGGTGGGTCCGTTCATCAGGGCATCGCCTTGCAGACGGCTGCGGCGGAAACCCTTGATCTCGACAGCCTCATCGAGGGCTGCTCGGATCTGGGGGAACCCCCCTTGTTGGTGGCCTTGGACGGTGTCACCGACCCCCACAACCTTGGGGCGGTTGTTCGCTCCGCTGAGGCCATGGGAGCCCATGGTGTGGTGATCCCCCAGCGCCGCAGTGCTGGCTTGACCGGTTCCGCCGCCAAGGTGGCCGCCGGAGCCCTTGAACACCTGCCGGTGGCACGTGTGGTCAACCTCAATCGCTCCCTGGAAAAGCTCAAAGATGCCGGCTACAGGGTGGTGGGCCTTGCCGCTGAAGGGGATGTGACCCTCACCGATGTCGACCTCAGTGGGCCGATGGTGCTGGTCACCGGATCCGAGGACCAGGGCCTGTCGCTGATGACCCGGCGCCATTGCGACCAGTTGGTTCGCATCCCGCTGCGGGGCATCACACCGAGCCTCAATGCTTCCGTCGCCACAGCCCTTTGCGTCTATGAAGTGGCACGGCGCAACTGGATGAAGGACATTCACGGCCAGGCACCGTCGCCGCCGATTAGGAGGCCCAAACTTGCCGGTGCTGAATCGCCTGTTGTGGCTGAACAACCTGTTTCGTCTGAACAGCCCGCTTCGCCTGCACAGCTTGCTACGCCCGAACAGCCTGAAGCTCCTGTTGAGAAGGCCCCGGAACAGCGGATTGACCTGGATCTGAACCCATCGCAGCCGGATGCTGCCCTGCCGTTCGATCAGAACATCCAGCTATCTCCCTGA
- a CDS encoding Crp/Fnr family transcriptional regulator, which yields MLATPSADLSSTALGFKAFLENSYDNRNVVHVTAGSFVPLLKNSVWFVVRGMVKLGALSVHGDELVLGLVGPNEPFGAAFTNVEAYEAVALTDCDLLCCNLAELEQSPQLALGLAKAMAARYRQAESLLALLGLRRVEERVRGFLELLAKDFGEPCEAGLRLNLRLTHQEIASALSTTRVTVTRVLGQLRDEGWLQIDASRHLVVTGAGRR from the coding sequence ATGCTTGCTACTCCATCGGCTGATCTGAGTTCAACAGCGCTGGGTTTCAAGGCGTTTCTTGAAAACAGCTACGACAATCGCAATGTTGTTCATGTCACCGCGGGAAGTTTCGTTCCTCTGCTGAAGAACAGTGTTTGGTTTGTGGTGCGCGGCATGGTGAAGCTCGGGGCGCTGTCGGTGCATGGCGACGAGCTGGTGCTTGGCCTGGTGGGTCCCAACGAACCCTTCGGTGCCGCATTCACCAATGTGGAGGCCTATGAGGCTGTAGCGCTCACCGATTGCGATCTGCTCTGCTGCAATCTGGCGGAGCTCGAGCAGTCTCCTCAGTTAGCGCTTGGTTTGGCCAAGGCCATGGCCGCCCGCTACCGCCAGGCGGAGTCGCTCCTGGCCCTGCTGGGGCTGCGTCGCGTTGAAGAACGGGTCCGGGGCTTTTTGGAGCTGCTCGCCAAGGACTTTGGCGAACCCTGTGAGGCCGGGTTGCGGCTCAACCTTCGCCTGACCCATCAGGAGATCGCCAGTGCCCTGAGCACCACACGGGTGACCGTGACCCGCGTGTTGGGGCAGTTGCGGGATGAAGGCTGGCTTCAGATTGATGCCTCCAGGCATCTGGTGGTGACCGGCGCTGGCCGCCGCTGA
- the pstS gene encoding phosphate ABC transporter substrate-binding protein PstS: MRIAQKALLASSLLVLGASMSASAAPKLNGAGASFPAKIYQRWFADLAKAGGPQVNYQAVGSGSGRKAFIDQTVNFGASDDPMQKADMAKVTRGVVQIPMVGGTIAFGYNKPGCNLKLTQEQAVQVAMGMIKDWKELGCKPGTLTWVHRSDGSGTTKAFTNSMQAFSKTWTLGTGKSVKWPAGVGAKGNSGVAGLIQNREGAIGYVNQSYIKGKVVAAALQNKSGEFLKPSVAAGAKALNGISLDKDLAGKNPNPTAKGAYPIATLTWVLAYKTGNGDNAKVVQDAFNYMLSDAAQNKAPSLGFVPLKGDILAKSKAAVNKIGK, encoded by the coding sequence ATGCGCATTGCACAAAAGGCCCTCCTCGCCTCGTCCCTGCTTGTCCTCGGGGCAAGCATGTCAGCTTCTGCAGCTCCCAAGCTGAACGGCGCTGGCGCCTCCTTCCCGGCCAAGATCTACCAGCGTTGGTTCGCCGACCTGGCCAAGGCTGGCGGCCCTCAGGTCAACTACCAGGCCGTGGGTTCCGGTTCCGGCCGTAAAGCCTTCATCGACCAGACCGTGAACTTCGGTGCATCGGATGACCCGATGCAGAAAGCGGACATGGCCAAGGTCACCCGTGGTGTGGTTCAGATCCCGATGGTGGGTGGCACCATTGCCTTCGGCTACAACAAGCCCGGTTGCAACCTGAAGCTCACCCAGGAGCAGGCCGTCCAGGTCGCCATGGGGATGATCAAGGACTGGAAGGAGCTCGGCTGCAAGCCCGGCACCCTCACCTGGGTGCACCGTTCCGATGGCTCTGGCACCACCAAGGCCTTCACCAACTCCATGCAGGCCTTCTCCAAGACCTGGACCCTCGGCACCGGTAAGTCCGTGAAGTGGCCCGCTGGCGTTGGCGCCAAGGGCAACTCCGGTGTGGCTGGCCTGATCCAGAACCGTGAAGGCGCGATCGGTTATGTGAACCAGTCGTACATCAAGGGCAAGGTGGTTGCCGCCGCTCTCCAGAACAAGTCCGGTGAGTTCCTTAAGCCCTCTGTGGCTGCGGGTGCCAAGGCCCTCAATGGCATCAGCCTGGACAAGGACCTGGCTGGCAAGAACCCCAACCCCACCGCCAAGGGCGCATACCCCATCGCAACCCTCACCTGGGTTCTGGCGTACAAAACCGGCAACGGAGACAACGCCAAGGTGGTTCAGGACGCCTTCAACTACATGCTGAGCGACGCTGCTCAGAACAAGGCTCCTTCCCTGGGCTTCGTTCCCCTCAAGGGCGACATCCTGGCCAAGTCCAAGGCCGCTGTGAACAAGATCGGCAAGTGA
- a CDS encoding DUF1816 domain-containing protein produces the protein MSPLIRPLRSLANGFGVAWWARVQTSGPDVTYWFGPFITRKGLESELSAFLDDVKSEQPQSISHSLLRTRRSEPLTISAEG, from the coding sequence ATGAGTCCCCTGATTCGGCCTCTGCGCAGCCTTGCCAATGGCTTTGGAGTCGCTTGGTGGGCTCGCGTTCAGACGTCAGGCCCTGATGTGACCTACTGGTTCGGACCTTTCATCACCCGCAAGGGGCTGGAGAGCGAGCTCAGTGCCTTCCTGGACGACGTCAAGTCGGAGCAACCCCAGTCGATTAGCCATTCCCTGCTGCGGACCCGGCGCTCCGAGCCCCTCACTATCTCAGCTGAGGGCTGA